In one Bactrocera tryoni isolate S06 chromosome 5, CSIRO_BtryS06_freeze2, whole genome shotgun sequence genomic region, the following are encoded:
- the LOC120778847 gene encoding neurofilament medium polypeptide: MAKKGGVQQLQADLQTDEDFEKFLERPGLLVLDIYSEWCGPCLGMVGSLRKIKLEIGGDNLHLAICKSDTISYLKRFCKKSEPTWMFVTKGKATNLLFGSNTPKLMKLIAQELELLNKPRTFYDITELQPEEERRRKVKLDTQTEAINKEKAAKKKKRHDYLNMMTDTIIENIPDMGVTVFGPQVNRDMYKKLLEPAENMKLQCKDRRVINVSRADFDVVNYACPNPLSEDVLEQLDQKDLMMCFWKMPEDDRRPIPEVLNKYAHELTKERHEVDDLTEEEIVHPPIIVPMDLTIEIELQEGEEWEDEPEAEPEPPAAPKKAHLKKEEVAAPTAAAEPVEGEEDEGEEGSEGDEGGEGAEAGEGPEMPDLQMEPFDLDFDLDDGEEAEDEAEPEPEVEIVVKKRYRKKIIRIPPIWVAGNARTHAALIYVFFRQQTSGFLPPDPAPEPPHIIMAFDAYKKRDLISVMERLKDDVPRYGFFTSDEAEDAKLIANSATKYAGLPQNPTDKIVFKVNKQTSHTMLSLATYGPSYVSPDAVIGHEEALKFFPESYKTAEQEAVEIAERESVKPKKKKKRSSLHNIKSENAEQAPATSTEESGESRPATAPEGEETVLAETQLGEAPPTEGEQPPVAGESAEAPREGSTSAPADAEAGPAPTGEEAAAAAENPDTGGGVEVAQSEAPPEAEGHTEAPAEALPEEAPPAE, encoded by the exons ATGGCTAAGAAGGGTGGAGTGCAACAATTGCAGGCCGACCTACAAACCGATGAGGATTTTGAGAAGTTCCTCGAGCGACCTGGCTTATTAG TGTTGGATATCTACTCAGAATGGTGTGGGCCGTGTTTGGGCATGGTTGGCAGTTTGCgtaaaataaaattggaaatcGGTGGCGATAATTTACATCTCGCTATT TGTAAATCGGATACGATCTCTTACCTGAAGCGTTTCTGTAAGAAGAGTGAACCAACATGGATGTTTGTGACT AAAGGCAAAGCCACAAATCTGTTATTCGGCTCCAACACACCGAAGCTTATGAAACTGATAGCCCAGGAACTCGAATTGCTCAACAAGCCGCGCACATTCTATGACATTACTGAGCTGCAACCGGAGGAGGAGCGGCGCCGCAAAGTGAAATTGGATACTCAAACGGAAGCGATAAATAAGGAAAAAGCggcaaagaagaaaaaacgacATGATTATTTGAATATGATGACAGATACCATAATCGAGAACATACCTGATATGGGTGTGACCGTTTTTGGACCGCAAGTTAACCGCGATATGTACAAGAAGCTACTCGAACCGGCGGAAAACATGAAGCTACAGTGTAAAGATCGACGCGTTATCAATGTTAGTCGTGCCGATTTCGATGTTGTGAACTATGCTTGTCCCAATCCCTTGTCCGAGGATGTGCTCGAGCAGTTAGATCAAAAGGATTTGATGATGTGCTTTTGGAAAATGCCAGAAGATGATCGTCGGCCCATACCAGAGGTACTGAACAAATATGCGCACGAACTGACGAAGGAACGCCATGAAGTGGACGATCTTACTGAAGAGGAGATTGTGCATCCGCCAATTATAGTACCGATGGATTTgacaattgaaattgaattacagg AGGGTGAAGAGTGGGAAGATGAACCAGAAGCGGAACCGGAGCCACCAGCTGCGCCCAAGAAagcgcatttgaaaaaagaagAGGTAGCAGCGCCTACCGCGGCAGCCGAGCCTGTAGAAGGTGAAGAAGATGAAGGCGAAGAGGGCAGCGAAGGTGATGAAGGTGGTGAGGGCGCAGAAGCTGGCGAGGGCCCCGAAATGCCAGATCTACAAATGGAGCCATTTGATCTCGACTTTGATTTAGATGATGGCGAAGAGGCAGAAGACGAAGCCGAACCCGAGCCAGAGGTTGAAATTGTTGTGAAGAAACGATATCGTAAGAAAATCATACGTATACCACCAATATGGGTAGCAGGCAATGCGCGCACGCATGCGGCACTCATTTACGTATTCTTCCGTCAACAAACATCCGGTTTCTTGCCGCCTGACCCGGCGCCAGAGCCACCACACATCATTATGGCCTTTGACGCGTATAAGAAACGTGATTTGATAAGCGTAATGGAGCGACTGAAGGACGATGTGCCGCGTTACGGCTTCTTTACAAGCGACGAAGCCGAGGATGCGAAATTGATAGCGAATTCAGCAACAAAATACGCTGGCTTACCACAAAATCC CACGGACAAAATCGTATTCAAGGTTAACAAGCAAACATCGCATACAATGCTGTCGCTGGCCACATATGGACCGAGCTATGTCAGTCCGGACGCTGTGATTGGACACGAGGAGGCGCTTAAATTCTTCCCCGAGAGTTACAAAACCGCCGAACAGGAAGCAGTCGAAATTGCCGAAAGGGAATCTGTAAAaccgaagaagaagaag AAGCGTTCATCACTACATAACATCAAGAGCGAAAACGCGGAGCAAGCGCCTGCAACTAGTACTGAGGAAAGCGGTGAAAGTCGACCAGCAACTGCACCTGAAGGCGAAGAAACCGTCTTAGCAGAAACACAATTGGGCGAAGCACCACCAACGGAGGGCGAACAACCACCAGTAGCAGGCGAGAGTGCTGAAGCGCCACGTGAAGGCAGCACATCGGCGCCAGCAGACGCCGAAGCAGGGCCAGCGCCAACAGGTGAAGAGGCTGCAGCAGCTGCAGAGAACCCTGATACTGGCGGTGGCGTGGAAGTAGCGCAGTCTGAAGCACCACCAGAAGCAGAGGGGCACACGGAAGCACCAGCTGAGGCACTGCCAGAAGAAGCGCCGCCCGCAGAATGA